The genome window TTTTTGATTGGGCTAAAGTGTCTTCTTTTTGGAATAGATTGTTGTACTTTATCTCTGCAAAATCTAGTATAGTCGAGACTTGATTGAATCCTCTCTCCTGGTTTTTTTCATGGCTGATTGGAGTCGGTATTATCGTATAGCTTTTATACTTTTTCAAGGCTTTTTTGATGTCACATGCAAATACCATTCCTAATAAACGATCGCCTTCAAATTTATATCGCTTGAAATAGTCCTTCATTGCTGTATTATATCTATATAATGCTTCATGTTCGACCATATTCCCCTTTTGTATCCAGTATTCGCAATCTTTACATACTTTCTCCTCCTTATCTTTAAAACATCTAGGACAATGGATTTCGCCAATTTGTTCGAAGTCTTCTTTGCATTCTTTACAAATCCATTCTTCTTGTTGTTTCATAAAAATAAGGTCTGTAAAATGTTCACCAGTTTTCAACTCTTTAGTACAAAGCAGACATTCTTTCAAAATCCAGCCTCCTGATTCATTTCCTTTATTTCTTTGATCGCTTTCTTCATTTCTCGTGTTATACCATCTGATAGAAAAAGTAGTTTACCTGTTGGTCTTTCTTTACTTCGACCGACCCTTCCTGAAATTTGTACGAGGGCACTTTTAGTAAATAATTTGTGATTACTTTCTAAAACAAAGACATCTACAAATGGAAAAGTCACTCCTCTTTCTAAAATTGTTGTCGAGACTAGCATGGTTATGGCTCTGTTTCTAAACTCTTCTACCATTCGTAGGCGGTCTGTTGTCTGTGAGGATACAAAACCTACTGTTTCTTTTGGAAAGTATTTTTTTAAGTTCTCAGTAAATTGTTGTCCTAATTCTATCTCAGATACAAAGATTAACAATGGGTAGTGAGTCTGTCTTTGTTTCTTGATCAGTTGCAATAGTTCGTAAGGAATTCTTCCTTTTTCTATTTTTTCTCTAATTTTCGGCACCCATTTTATTTCAGGGACCACTAGTGGGTTCCCATGAAATCTTCTTGGAAGACTATAACGAATGATTTCTTTTTTCTTGACCTTTTTATCTAACTCATCTGTAGAGGTTGCTGTTAAATATAGGGTATTTCCCTCTTTTTTTATTGCATTCTGAGCTGCTTTATATAAGATTGGATTGTCCACATAGGGAAACGCATC of Streptococcus sp. S5 contains these proteins:
- a CDS encoding ComF family protein is translated as MKECLLCTKELKTGEHFTDLIFMKQQEEWICKECKEDFEQIGEIHCPRCFKDKEEKVCKDCEYWIQKGNMVEHEALYRYNTAMKDYFKRYKFEGDRLLGMVFACDIKKALKKYKSYTIIPTPISHEKNQERGFNQVSTILDFAEIKYNNLFQKEDTLAQSKKTREERLKTSQHFQLKGEVSKKQKYLIFDDIYTTGKTIELMKRLLIEKGVKEIKTFSIAR
- a CDS encoding DEAD/DEAH box helicase, with amino-acid sequence MKIEESYGRLLTESQMTNDLKEIAQELPAIEKQNGRYQCFRCGSLIDQKLWKLSEEVLYCRACIQLGRIRSDQKLYTIAQQDFEGQEVLNWKGTLTSYQQEVSEGLIQAVKAGKHALVHAVTGAGKTEMMYQVVATAIKAGKGVCIATPRIDVCIELYGRMKEDFSCPISLLHGESEPYFRTPLVIATTHQLLKFYQAFDLLIIDEVDAFPYVDNPILYKAAQNAIKKEGNTLYLTATSTDELDKKVKKKEIIRYSLPRRFHGNPLVVPEIKWVPKIREKIEKGRIPYELLQLIKKQRQTHYPLLIFVSEIELGQQFTENLKKYFPKETVGFVSSQTTDRLRMVEEFRNRAITMLVSTTILERGVTFPFVDVFVLESNHKLFTKSALVQISGRVGRSKERPTGKLLFLSDGITREMKKAIKEIKEMNQEAGF